The genomic region ATTGAATATATCGGCCAGTTCTTCAGCGATTTTATGCTTCTTTTCAGGGGTAAACTCCTCATTTTCATTCTGCCACTGGAAGTGTTCGAGAAGCTCGGCAGCCTCAATTGAGATTGATATGGCAAGATTTTTAGGTGAATGAAACTGTTCCCAGTCCCGCTCTTTGCGGAATTTAAGGAGCATTTCAGAGACTTTTTTAATACCGTCGTCTTTCACCGGCACCATTAATTTTTAATTTACATTATTTTGATATTTTGTCAAAGAAAATCATCATAATTGTTCATTGTTCTTTTGAATATTAGTTTCTTTTCGGGTTCTCTCTTGTTC from Pseudomonadota bacterium harbors:
- a CDS encoding nucleotide pyrophosphohydrolase; the encoded protein is MKDDGIKKVSEMLLKFRKERDWEQFHSPKNLAISISIEAAELLEHFQWQNENEEFTPEKKHKIAEELADIFNYLVMLAGDLEIDIIESVKKKIEENARKYPIEKAKGSMKKYRDL